The Agrococcus carbonis genome has a window encoding:
- a CDS encoding HAD-IIA family hydrolase translates to MAIDRTRADIECWLTDMDGVLVHEDRPLPGAKELLQQWQDAGTEFLVLTNNSIFTPRDLSARLRASGLIVPEERIWTSALATADFLHDQMPGGSAYVIGEAGLITALHDIGFTMTETKPDFVVIGETRSYSFEAITKAIRLIAGGARFISTNPDATGPSADGVLPATGAINALITKATGRVPYIVGKPNPMMFRSALNKIGAHSEVTGMIGDRMDTDIVAGMEAGLHTVLVMTGISDPAVVETFPFRPDEMLRSVQELLEPAPVDSELDEPRADV, encoded by the coding sequence ATGGCCATCGACCGCACCCGCGCTGACATCGAATGCTGGCTCACCGACATGGATGGCGTGCTCGTCCACGAGGACCGCCCGCTCCCCGGCGCGAAGGAGCTGCTGCAGCAGTGGCAGGACGCCGGCACCGAGTTCCTGGTGCTCACCAACAACTCGATCTTCACGCCGCGCGACCTCTCTGCGCGACTGCGCGCATCCGGCCTCATCGTGCCCGAGGAGCGGATCTGGACGAGCGCGCTCGCGACCGCCGACTTCCTGCACGACCAGATGCCGGGCGGCTCGGCCTACGTCATCGGCGAGGCGGGCCTCATCACCGCGCTGCACGACATCGGCTTCACGATGACCGAGACGAAGCCCGACTTCGTGGTGATCGGCGAGACCCGCTCGTACTCGTTCGAGGCGATCACCAAGGCGATCCGCCTCATCGCCGGCGGCGCGCGCTTCATCTCGACCAATCCCGACGCGACCGGCCCGAGCGCCGACGGCGTGCTGCCGGCGACCGGCGCGATCAACGCGCTCATCACGAAGGCGACGGGCCGCGTGCCCTACATCGTCGGGAAGCCCAACCCCATGATGTTCCGCTCGGCGCTCAACAAGATCGGCGCGCACTCCGAGGTGACCGGCATGATCGGCGACCGCATGGACACCGACATCGTCGCCGGCATGGAGGCGGGCCTGCACACCGTGCTCGTCATGACGGGCATCAGCGACCCGGCGGTCGTCGAGACCTTCCCGTTCCGCCCCGACGAGATGCTGCGCAGCGTGCAGGAGCTGCTGGAGCCCGCGCCGGTCGACTCCGAGCTCGACGAGCCCCGCGCCGACGTCTGA
- a CDS encoding NAD(P)-binding domain-containing protein, with translation MTGTGGERAATIMVIGAGQAGLSAGHHLQRRGYASALDEPDAERTFVMLDADAAPGGAWQHRWESLRMATVNGIFDLPGFPQPAIDPSEPSRDAVPRYFAAFERERQLPILRPVRVETVTAVDDDPEGELLVASSAGAWRTRAIINATGTWNNPTLPEYPGADAFQGRQLHTRDYVSADAFAGQRVAVVGGGISAVQQLEELSAVADTRWYTRREPVFLDGDFEPETTGRDVIERVTADAEAGRPTGSVVSYTGLLWTDYALRAKARGALERRPMFTAIEPHGVREADGSFTSVDAILWATGFRADLRHLDPLGLRNDLGVPQVVGTRAVADARVHLIGFGPSQSTVGANRAGRAAVQELDRMLGRERRSLAAAGARAA, from the coding sequence ATGACCGGCACCGGGGGCGAGCGCGCCGCGACGATCATGGTGATCGGCGCCGGCCAGGCGGGCCTCTCGGCGGGTCACCACCTGCAGCGCCGCGGCTACGCGAGCGCGCTCGACGAGCCCGATGCCGAGCGCACGTTCGTGATGCTCGACGCCGACGCGGCGCCGGGCGGCGCCTGGCAGCACCGCTGGGAGTCGCTGCGCATGGCGACCGTCAACGGCATCTTCGACCTGCCGGGCTTCCCGCAGCCTGCCATCGACCCGAGCGAGCCGAGCCGCGACGCGGTGCCCCGCTACTTCGCCGCGTTCGAGCGCGAGCGGCAGCTGCCGATCCTCCGCCCCGTCCGCGTCGAGACCGTCACGGCGGTCGACGACGACCCTGAGGGCGAGCTGCTCGTCGCCTCGAGCGCCGGCGCCTGGCGCACGCGCGCGATCATCAACGCGACCGGCACGTGGAACAACCCGACGCTGCCCGAGTACCCGGGGGCGGATGCGTTCCAGGGCCGCCAGCTGCACACCCGCGACTACGTGTCGGCGGATGCGTTCGCCGGCCAGCGCGTGGCGGTGGTGGGCGGCGGCATCTCGGCCGTGCAGCAGCTCGAGGAGCTCTCGGCCGTCGCCGACACCCGCTGGTACACGCGCCGCGAGCCGGTCTTCCTCGACGGGGACTTCGAACCGGAGACGACCGGCCGCGACGTCATCGAGCGCGTGACCGCCGATGCGGAGGCCGGCCGGCCCACGGGCAGCGTCGTCTCCTACACGGGCCTGCTCTGGACGGACTACGCGCTGCGCGCCAAGGCTCGCGGGGCGCTCGAGCGGCGGCCGATGTTCACAGCGATCGAGCCGCACGGCGTGCGCGAGGCCGACGGCAGCTTCACGAGCGTCGACGCCATCCTGTGGGCGACGGGCTTCCGCGCCGACCTCCGCCACCTCGACCCGCTCGGACTGCGCAACGACCTCGGCGTGCCGCAGGTCGTCGGCACCCGCGCGGTCGCCGACGCGCGCGTGCACCTCATCGGCTTCGGACCGAGCCAGTCGACGGTCGGCGCCAACCGTGCCGGCCGCGCCGCCGTGCAGGAGCTCGACCGGATGCTCGGGCGCGAGCGCAGGTCCCTCGCCGCCGCGGGCGCCCGGGCGGCGTAG